The Stieleria maiorica genome includes the window CTTCGTCAAAGTCGTCTCCTGGTACGACAACGAATGGGGCTACTCCAACAAGGTCCTGGACTTGGTCGCCAAGATTTCTGGCTAAGTTTCGGACCCTGATGCGGTGACCATCCGCAACCGCATCGAAGCAACGAAAACGACACAGGCTCGCCGGAAACGGCGGGCCTGTTTTTTGTAGTGGTGCTGTCCAGCTAGAGCGTCTGGCAGAACTTTGATCGTCACATTTGTCCCCGACGTCCTATTGGTCCTATTTGCCAGCAGGATCGATCGGACCTCGATGACTCACGGGACTGATGTTTCTGATCGAGCACAAATCTCATCACCGCAGCAGTCGGACCAAACGAACGGCATTTGGCATTGACAGGCGTTCCCAATATCGGTTTGGTTGGAGGGCGATCACGTTGCTTCACCCTCCCCCCTTCCAAGCCACCGCCATCATCCCGCACCCGGAAACGACATGCCGATCAACGAAGTGCTGCGACCCGATGACCTGACTGACGAAATGCTGGAAGCGATCTTCGAGCCGACGGATCTGGATGTTCGCCGCGACAACGACGGCGACCTGGTCGTCAGCCGTGGCGTTTCCTGTTACGTGATGCCGACGGCCGAAAATGAACGCTTGATGCTGATGACGTTCGTCGGCGTCAAGGAAAACACCGATCGCGCCGACAAGCTGGAATTCGTCAATCGCGTCAACAACGACATCTCCACCGTCCGAGCCCACGTCAACCAGCGCGAATCGATCGTGTTTGATTACCACATCCCGGTCCGAGGCGGCGTCAGCGGCGAAGCGATCGTCGAAGCGACCCGGTTTTTCCTGTTGGCCAGCGCCCACGCGATCGATCGCTGCGACGAAGACGACATCGTCCGCTGATCCCCGGATTCTGCCGCGATGCATTCTTCGGATCGGACTTTGCGGAAGTCGCCAAGACTTTCGGCGATTCGCCCGGGAGACCGAAACACTTGGCGGCCTGTTGATTTAATCCGATCACACGTGGGATCAGCCGTTTCGCGCGAGCGTACGGGCCTCCAACACCAAGAAAACGAACTGGCGCCCGTAGGCTCGCGCCAAACGGCTGATTAAATCAACAGGCCGTTGACGAGTTCCGCTACCCCAAAATCATTCTGCCCCCATCGTTTTGCCCCCATCGTTTTGCCCCCATCGTTTTGCCACGTCTTCGCAAGACGAGCCTGCCGGGGGCCGCTGACCGAGGACTTCAAGAATCACCATCTGCCAGCAATTCATCGATCTTCGCGTGGATCTCATCGGCGGTTGATTCCCCGGCACCGGTCTTGACCAGTCGCACGGTCCCCTGACGGTCGATCAACACCACGTGGGGAATCCCGCGGACGCCGAAGTCGCCGGACATCTCGCTGCCTTCGGGCGTCACGAAAACCGGATGCTTGAGATCGTGATGCTCCAGAAAGCTGGCGATCGTTCGACGCTCTTCATCTGGCGTGACGTCTTCGCTTGCGTGGGAGGCGCGTTTGGCTTGTTCGTCCCACT containing:
- a CDS encoding YbjN domain-containing protein, with translation MPINEVLRPDDLTDEMLEAIFEPTDLDVRRDNDGDLVVSRGVSCYVMPTAENERLMLMTFVGVKENTDRADKLEFVNRVNNDISTVRAHVNQRESIVFDYHIPVRGGVSGEAIVEATRFFLLASAHAIDRCDEDDIVR